ATTCTGCCGAAGCACATCTGGTCCAAGGTGAAGGACCCGGCGAAGTTCACCAACCCGAACCCGGTCGGCACCGGCCCGTACACCAAGATCGAGAAGTTCCAGAGCCAGTCGTACGAGCTGCGCAAGAACCCCGACTACTGGCAGCCCGCGAAGCAGCAGATCGCCGGCATCCAGATGCTCGCCTTCTCCGGCAACGACAGCGCCAACATCGCCTTCACCAACGGCGAGGTGGACTGGACGCAGTCGTTCATCCCGGACATCGAGAAGTCCTTCGTCGCCAAGGACAAGAAGCACAACCACTACTGGTTCCCGGCCACCGGCGCCATGATCAACTGGCAGCTGAACACCACCAAGGCCCCCTTCGACGACCCGGCCGTGCGCAAGGCGCTCAGCATGGCCGTCGACCGCGACCAGATCACCAAGGTCGCGATGAACGGCTACGCCGAACCCGCCGACTGCACGGGCCTGGCCCGTACGTACGACAAGTGGCGCGACACCTCGCTCGCCGCCTCCTGCACCTGGACGAAGTCCGACGCCGACGCGGCGGCCAAGGCCCTCGACGCGGCCGGCTACAAGGAGAGCGGCGGCAAGCGGAAGCTGAAGAACGGCAAGAACTTCACGCTCGACATCTCCGTCGGCTCCGCCTCCTCCGACTGGATCTCGGTCGCCAACATCATCAAGCAGGACCTCGCCAAGGTCGGCATCACCGCCACCGTGAAGACGCCCGACTGGTCGGCCGTCCAGTCGTCGTACAACACCGGCACCTTCGACACCGGCATCGTGTGGAGCAACAACGGCGCCACCCCGTACGAGTACTACCGCGGCGTGATGTCGACCAAGATGGTGCAGCCGGTCGGCAAGCAGGCCACGGAGAACTACCACCGCTTCGGCGACAAGAAGGCCGACAAGCTCATCGACGCTTTCGCCGCCGCCACGGACGAGAAGACGCAAGCCGAGCAGATGAACGGCCTGCAGCAGCTGTACAACAAGGACGCGCCCGTCGTCCCGCTGTTCACCGGCCCCGAGTGGGGCGCGTACACGGACGCCCGCTTCACCGGCTGGCCCACCGAAGAGAACCCGTACGCCACCCTCGGCAACCGCAACGGCAGCACGATCCTCGTGCTCACGTCGCTGAAGCCCGTCAAGGGCTGACGCACGGACCGGCGGTCGTCCTCCTCCCCGGACGGCCGCCCTCACCGCCCCTCCCGCACTCCCTCGACAGGAGCACGACCCGTGCGTCTCATCCTGCGCAACCTGGGGTTCTATCTGCTCGCCTTCTGGGCCTCCATCACCCTGAACTTCGTTCTCCCGCGCTTCATGCCGGGCGACCCGGTCTCCCGGATGTTCGCGCAGGCCCAGGGCACGATGCAGCCCGACCAGATAGCCCAGTTGCGGAAACTCTTCGGCCTCGACAACCGCCCCCTCTGGGAGCAGTACGTCTCCTACGTCAAGAGCGTCTTCACCGGCGACCTCGGCATCTCCATCACCCGCTTCCCCACGCCGGTCACCGACGTGATCGGCTCGCAGATCGGCTGGACCCTGCTGCTCGGCGGCGTCGCGCTCGTCATCGCGGCCGTGCTCGGCAACCTGCTCGGCATCGTCGCCGCCTGGCGGCGCGGCGGCGTCCTCGACTCCGCCTTCCCACCCCTGCTGATCTTCGTCGGCTCGTTCCCGTACTTCTGGCTGGCGATGGGCGCGCTGTACCTGTTCGGGGTGAGCCTCGGCTGGTTCCCCATGCGGCACGCCTACGACGTCGGACTGACCCCCGGCTTCAACGCCGAGTTCGTCTCCAACGTCGCCACCCACCTGGTGCTGCCCGGGCTGACCATCGTGCTGGTCTCCATCGGCGGCTGGATGCTCGGTATGCGCAACACCATGATCGCCACGGCGGCCGAGGACTACATCACGATGGCCGAGGCGAAGGGGCTCAGCCCCTCGCGGATCATGTTCCGCTACGCCGCCCGCAACGCCCTGCTGCCCTCCGTCACCAACTTCGGCATGGCGCTCGGCTTTGTCGTCGGCGGCGCCCTGCTCACCGAGGTCGTGTTCGCCTACCCAGGCATCGGCTACCAGCTGCTGATGGCCGTCCAGGGCCTGGACTACCCGCTGATGCAGGGCATCTTCCTGACGATCACGGCCGCGGTACTGGTCGCGAACTTCCTCGTCGACCTCGTCTACGTCCGCCTCGACCCGCGCGTCCGCGTCCGCTGAAGGAGGTTGCCGACATGACCGCCATCGAGATCGCGACGGCCACCACGCCGACCACCCCCGTGCGCACCACCCGTCGGCGCGGACTGCTGCGCCAGCTCATCGACAGCAAGAAGGCGTTGACCGGGCTGATCCTGCTGGCTCTCTTCGCGCTGCTGGCCCTGCTCGCGTCCGTCCTGGTACCGGGCGACCCGTCGCTCATCAACTCCACGGGCAGCCAGGCTCCCTCGGCCGCGCACTGGCTCGGTACGACCGCCAAGGGGCAGGACGTGCTCGCCCTCACCCTGTGGGGTGCGCGCAGCTCCCTCTTCGTCGGGTTCACCGTAGGGCTCGTGGCGACCGCGGTCGCCATCCTCGTCGGCCTGGCGTCCGCGTACTTCGGCCGCATCATGGACGACGCGCTGACCCTGGTCACCAACATCTTCCTGCTGCTGCCCGGCCTCCCGCTGCTCATCATCCTGGCCGCGTTCCTGCCGCCCGGCACCTCCACCGTGATCCTGGTCCTCGTCGTCACCGGCTGGGCGGGCTCGGCCCGGGTCCTGCGCGCGCAGGCCAAGTCGATCCGCGGCAAGGACTTCGTGGCCGCCGCCGTCGTCACCGGCGAGCGCCCGCTGCGGATCATGTTCCGCGAGATCCTGCCCAACATGGCGTCCGTGGTGATGACCACGCTGCTCGGCTGCGTGATCTTCGGCATCGGCGCCCAGGCCGGCCTGGAGTTCCTCGGCCTCGGCGACAGCAGCGTCGTCAGCTGGGGCACCAACCTGTACTGGGCCAGCAACGACGGCGCGCTGATGACGGGCACATGGTGGGCCTTCGTCCCCTCCGGACTGTGCATCGCCCTCGTCGCCTTCGCACTCGCGCTGGTCAACTACGCGGTCGACGAGATCACCAACCCGAGGCTGCGCAACCGCCGTGCCCGTCGTGCCCGCCGTGAGAGGAAGGGCTGAGCCATGGAACCCGTACTTGAGGTGAACGGCCTGCGCGTCGAATACCGCGGCGACGGACGCACCGTCGTGGGCGCCGACAACGTTTCCTTCTCCATCGGCGCCGGAGAGGTCTTCGGCCTCGCCGGGGAGTCCGGCTGCGGCAAGTCGACCATCGCCAACGCGGTGATGCGGCTGCTCAAGCCCCCGGCGGAGATCACCGCTGGCAGCATCCGCTTCCAGGGCAGGGACATCCTCGCCCTGAACGAACGGGAGCTGCGCGCCTTCCGGTGGCGGGAAATCGCCATGGTCTTCCAGTCGGCGATGAACTCGCTCAACCCCGTCCTGACCATCGGCGAGCAGATCGTCGACATCTTCACCACCCACGAGCGGATGAAGAGGAGGACCGCGCGGGAGCGGGCCGGCGAGCTGCTGGAGCTGGTCGGCATCGACCCGGGAAGGCTGAAGGCGTACCCGCACCAGCTCTCCGGCGGTATGCGCCAGCGCGTGGTCATCGCCATGGCCGTCGCACTCCACCCCCGGCTGTTGATCATGGACGAGCCGACCACCGCGCTCGACGTGGTCGTGCAGCAGGAGATCATGGCGCAGATCCGCGACCTCCAGCGGGAGCTGGGCTTCTCCATCCTCTTCATCACCCACGACATGTCCCTGATGATCGAGCTGTCGGACCGCATGGGCGTGATGTACGGCGGACGGATCGTCGAACTCGCCGACGCCAAGGACCTGTTCGCGGGACCGCTCCACCCCTACACCGAGGCGCTGATGAACGCCTTCCCGCCGCTGACCGGCCCGCGCCAGGAGCTCACCGGCCTCTTCGACGCCCCGCGCACCGCCGACAGCTGCGGCTTCCACGTCAGCTGTCCCGAGGACCGCTCGGACTGTTCCATGAACATCCCCGACCTGCGCGAGATCGCCCCCGGCCGGTGGGCGGCCCAGAGTGCCGAGGGAGCCCCACGATGACCCAGCCCCTGCTGTCCGTACGCGGTCTGACCAAGGACTTCCAGGTCGGCACCGTCTTCTCCCGGCGCCGCGTCCGTGCCGTCAACGACGTGTCCTTCGACCTGCCGGCCGGCCGGATCACCGCGCTGGTCGGCGAGTCCGGCAGCGGCAAGTCCACCATCGCCCGCTGCCTCGCCCGCCTCGAACAGCCTTCCACCGGACAGGTGCTGCTCGACGGCGAGGACGTCCTGCGCACCGAGCGGCGCCGGGCGTCACGGGCGTACCGCCGCAAGGTCCAGATGGTCTTCCAGGACCCCTTCGGCTCACTCAACCCCGTCCACCGCATCGAGCACTTCCTCACCCGGGCCCTCGTCCTGCACGGCCACTCCGCCACACCGGAGGCGCTGCGCGAGCTGATCACAACGGTCGGCCTGACCGAGGACATGCTCCAGTCCTACCCGCACGAACTCTCCGGCGGCCAGCGTCAGCGCGTCTCCATCGCCCGCGCGCTGGCGGTGGAACCGCGCCTCATCCTGGCCGACGAACCGACGTCCATGCTGGACGTCTCCGTACGCGTCGGCGTGCTCAACCTGATGCGGCGCCTGCGCGACGAGCGGAACATCGCCATGCTCTACATCACGCACGACCTGGGCTCCGCCCGCTACCTCGCCGACACCACGATGGTCATGTTCGCCGGTGAACTCGTCGAGGGCGGCGACGCGTTGGCCGTCATGGACGCCCCCGCCCACCCCTACACCCGCCTGCTGCTGTCCGCCGTACCCGACCCCGAACGGACCGGCAGCTACGACCCCGTCGAGCGGGCCAGGCTCCGCGAGGCGATCCTCAACCCCACGTTCTGCCCCTACGGCGACGACGGGACGTGCAGCCGCACCGACCCCGTCCGCCACATCGTCGGCGAAGCGAGATGGGGGTCCCCCCGGCCGGAGGCTGGGGGAGGCCAGCCCCACTGGGTGCGCTGCCATTTGCGCGCACCCGCCTCCGACATCGCCCGCCGCGTCCTGAAGGCCACCGACCGACCGGACGGCGAGGCCACCGACGCCACCGAGAAAGCGGAGACCACCGCCGCATGACCCACGACCTCACCCTCCCCTCCGGCAGCCACACCGCCGAGGGGCTGGCCGAACGCGCCCTGCGCGACCCCCACCGCCCCCGCTTCCACTTCACCTCGCCCGGCGGCTGGCTGAACGACCCCAACGGCCTGAGCCACTGGAACGGCGTCTACCACCTCTTCTACCAGTACAACCCGCTCTCAGCCGCCCACCACCGCATCCACTGGGGCCACGCCACCAGTACCGACCTCGTCCACTGGACCGACGAACCGGTCGCCCTCGTCCCCGGCACCGACGGCCCGGACCGCGACGGCTGCTGGTCCGGCGTCCTGGTCGACGACGGCGGTGTGCCCACGCTCGTCTACTCGGGCAGGCACGGCGAGCAAGAACTCCCGTGCGTGGCCAGGGGATCAGCGGATCTGCGGTACTGGACCAAGGACCCGGCCAACCCCGTCATCACCGCCCCACCCGAGGACATCGACATCACGGCCTTCCGTGACCACTGCGTCTGGCGGGAGGGCTCCGGCGAGAACCAGGTGTGGCGGCAGCTGGTGGGCTCGGGAATCCGGGGCGCCGGCGGAACGGCCTTCCTGTACGAATCCGACGACCTGCGCAGCTGGCGCTACGTCGGCCCCCTGCTGACCGGCGACGCCTCGCAGAACCGGGGCGAACTCGACTGGACCGGCACGATGTGGGAGTGCGTCGACCTCTTCCGGCTCGGCGAGGGCGACGAGGCGGGCAGCACCGACGCGCTGGTCTTCTCCGCCTGGGACGAGGGCACCACCCACCACCCCCTGTACTGGACCGGCCGCTACCAGGGCGACACCTTCACCACGACCGCCCTCCACCGCCTCGACTACGGCGAACGCTACTTCTACGCCCCCCAGTCCACCCGCGACGAGCACGGCCGCCGCATCATGTTCGGCTGGCTCCAGGAGGGCCGGACGGACGAGGCGAACGCGCAGGCCGGCTGGTGCGGTGTGATGTCCCTGCCGAGGGTCGTCACGCTCGCCACGGACGGCGGCCTGCATCAGGCCCCTGTGCCGGAGCTGACCGAGCTGCGGCGGGAGCGCGTAGAGGTGGCTCCGGGCCGGCCGGCCGGCCCGTACACCCGGCTGCACGCCGTGCGCGGGGACCAGCTGGACATCGAGACGACCCTGCGCCTCGCCCCCGGAGCGACCGCCCGGCTCGTGGTCCGCGAGACACCGGACGGCGCGGAACGCACGGTCGTGGAGGTGAGCCGGGCGCACGACGGAGCGAGCGGCACGCTCCGTCTGCACCGCGAGACCAGCAGCCTCGACCCTTCGGTCGACACCGAACCCCGTTACGGCACACTGCCGTTGGACCCCGACGGGCGGGTCGACCTGCGGGTCCTCGTCGACCACTCCGCACTGGAGATCTTCGCCAACGGGCGTGCGCTGACAGCCCGCATCTACCCCACCCGCCCGGACGAGGCAGTAGGCGTCGGTATCGGTGCCGACGGCGACGTGACCCTGGAGCGGTTCGACGCCTGGCGGATGGCGTCGGCCTTCACCGACGGACCCCGGCCGCTCTGGCCGTGACGGTCTTACACACGACCACGGCCCGCGGGGTGAACGTCTCCCCGGGCCGTGGCCCACCTTCCCCTGCTCTCCTCAGGAGCTGCCATGAGCGTGTCCCGCCGTACCCTCCTGCTCGCCGGAGGAACCGCCGCCACCCTGCTGCCTCTCGGAGGCGTCCTCCCCGCAGCACAGGCCGTCACGCCGAGCGCCGCCGGAGCGACCCCCGCCGCCACCCCGATGCCCGACCCCATCCCCGTCACCGGCAGCTGGACCCGCACCTCCGACGGCGGCCAGAAGGCGACCGTCCGCCGTCGCAGGCCCGCCCTCGCCCTGTCCGAGCAGCAACTCGCGGCCAAGGGCACGTACGCGGCCCGCGTCACGCCCCAATCCTCCTCCGCCATAGGCGCGTTGGTGTTCCGGGCAGCCCTGGACGGCTCGACCGGATACGCGGTCGCCCTCGACCCCGGCCGCGCCCGCATACGGCTCTACGATCTGGCCGGCGGTGACACACTCGCCACCGCTCCGCTTCCGGGCACGCGGGCCGGCCAGCCCCATGACCTCGAAGTGGCAGTCGACGGACCGAAGTTGACGGTGCGCGTCGACGGCAAGCGGCTCCTCCACACCGAGGACCACCGCCACGACACCGGCTCGGTGGGCCTGCTCGTCCAGGACGGCACGGTCACCTTCGGCCCGCCCTCCCTCTCCTTGGTCACCACCAACCTCACCGGCTGGACCACGAGCGGCGGTACCTGGACGGCGAGTCCGCTGGGCTGGCGCGCGGCCCCGCCCCAGGGAGCCACCGCCCGCGCCCTCACCACGACCAAGGCGTACGACACCGCGCTCCAGGCCGACCTGCTCCTGCACGACGCCTCCGCCGTCGCCGCACTGCTGGTGCGCACCGACGCCACGGCCACGCACGGCTACGGCATCCAGATCGACGCGGCCCAGGGCAGACTGAGGCTCTACCGCATCGACGGCAACGTCACCCTCGGCACGTACGCGACCACCATCAAGGCCGACACGGTCTACCGCGTGCGCCTCGAAGCCGAACACGACGAACTGCGCGTGCACTGGCAGACCAACTTCCTCACTCCCGACGGCTACAGCCCCGTCATCACCGCCCAGGACTCCACCCACACCAAGGGCAGACTCGCCGTCACGGCATCGGCCGGAGCGGTGTCCTTCGAGAACATCGCCGCGGCCGACCTCGCCACCGACCTCCAGGGCTGGACGGCCCGCTCCGGCACCTGGACCCCCGACCTGCGCGGCATCCGCGGCGAGAACGGCCTGCGCACGGCCCCCTTCACCGACGGCGACCTGGTGGCGAGGGCCGACGTCACACCCGGCGGCCCCTCCTCCTCGGCCGGCCTCGTCCTGCGCGCGTCCGCGAACGGCTCCGGCGGCTACGAAGCCCGCCTGGAAGCCGGCCGCAACTCCGTCGTCCTGCTGGACCGCTCCTCCGGCGCCCGCCTCGCCTCCGCTGCCGGCCCGGTCCGGCGCATCGCCTCCGGTGGCACCTATCGCGTCGAGGTCCGAGCGACAAGCAGGACGATCGAGGTGTACGTGGACGGCGTACGGGCGCTGAAAATCCGCGTGTCCCGCACCACGGGCGCCACCGTCGGCACCACGGCAGCGCACGGGACGTCGTACTTCCAGAACGTCGAAGTCCACAGCACCGCCGACTACTTCACCGATCCATACCGCCCCACATACCACTACTCCCAGCTCACCGGCTCCACCAGCGACCCCAACGGCCTGGTGTACTACGACGGCGAATACCACCTCTTCCACCAGGACCAGGGCCGCTGGGCGCACGCGGTCAGCACCGACCTCGTCCACTGGCAGGCCCTGCCGATCGCCCTGCCGTGGAACGAGTACGGAAACTGCTGGTCGGGCTCAGCGGTCGTGGACGCGGACGACACCTCCGGCTTCTTCGGCGGCGGCTCGGGCCTGATCGCGTACTACACCAGCTACCACCCGGACAAGCCGGGCGGAAACGCGAGCGTGCGCATCGCGTACAGCAAGGACAAGGGCCGCTCGTGGCAGTGGCACGGCGGCTCGACCCCGGCCGTGCAGAACCCGGGCGGCCCCGACGCCGGCTGGACCTTCCGCGACCCGAAGGTCATCCGCGACGAGGCTCACGACCAGTGGCTGATGGTCGTCTCCGGCGGCGACCACATCCGCTTCCTCACCTCCACCGACCTCCTCACCTGGGCCCAGGTCAGCTCCTTCGGCTACGGCGACTGGGCCACGCCCGGCGTCTGGGAGTGCCCCGACTTCTTCCCGCTGCCGGTCGACGGTGACAAGGACAAGGTGAAGTGGGTCCTCACCCTGAGCACCGGTGCCGTACGCGCCACGAACGGCTCGGCCGCCCAGTACTTCACGGGTGAGTGGAACGGCACCGGTTTCACCCCCGGGCAGAAGGCCGGCACGGTCCTGCGCGCCGACTCCGGCCGTGACTACTACGCCGCCATGTCCTTCTACGGCCTGCCCGGCCACCGCCGCGTCTGGCTCGGCTGGATGAGCAACTGGGACTACCCCTTCAGCGCCCCGACCGGCGGCTGGAACGGCCAGCTGAGCACCCCGCGCGAACTGACCCTGACGGACACCGCCGACGGTGTACGCCTGGCGCAGCGCCCGGTCCCGGAGCTGGTCACGCTGCGCACGTCCACCACGACCCGTGACAACCTCGCCGTCGGCCCCGACTCCGCGAACCCGCTCGCGGGAGTCCGGGGCATCGCCTACGAGATCGAGGCCGAGATCATCCTCGGTACCGCCAAGGAGATCGGATTCCGGCTCCGGACCGACGACGACCAGCACACGGCAGTCGGATACGACGCCGAGGTCCAGGAACTGTTCGTGGACCGCTCGGCATCGGGCCCGAGCGACTTCACGCAGTACTTCACGGGCCGCACCACCGCGCCGATGAAGACGGCCGACGGCCGCGTGACCCTGCGCGTGTACGTCGACTCGTCCTCGGTCGAGGCGTTCGGCGCGGACGGACGGGCCGCCGTGACCAGCCTGATCCTCCCCGGCCCGGACGCCGACGGCATGGCCTTCTACGCCAAGGGCGGCACCGCACACATCGACTCGCTCAAGGTGCACAGGCTGGACAGCACCTTCCGCCTGGTGGATCGGGTGAAGCCGTTGGTGGCCGCCCCGGCCGGGGGTGAATTCCGCTCGGACCTCGGCAAGTTGACGATCACCCCCGCCGGCCGCTGGTCGACGGACAGCGCGGGCCGCGCCGGAAGCTTCGACAAGGACTCCAACGCGATCTCGTCCCGCACGACGGCGGACTTCGACCTCACCACCCTGATCCGGCTCGGCGGCCCCGACCCGGAGACCGGCGGCGCCCTCTCCCTCCTCTGGCGCGCCTCCTCCGACGGCGATGATGCCTATTGCCTCAACATCGACCCCGACCTGCGCGTGATCCGCCTGGTCGCCAAGGCCGACGGCTTCTTCGACGACGGAGCCGCTCTCGCCCGCGTCCCGGCCCTGGTCCGCCGCGGCACGACCTACCCCGTCCGCATCCTCACCGAGGGCGACCGCATCCAGGTGTTCCTCAACGGCACCCGGATCATCGACGTGACGGACACGACGTACACCGATGGCCACATCGCCCTGAACGTGTTCGGAGGGAGGGCGGCGTACCAGGACACCTACGCGCAGGAGCTGTGACCGCCGGTCAAGCCGACAAGCAACCGTGACCGCGGAGGCTCCGCCCCCGGCCGGGTGAGGTATTCGCCCTTGCCGAGATCTCAGCTTTCCGGCCGAACGATGGAACGTCCCTCCCAGCCGATGGGACCGGGCGGGGCGCCGATCGCGGCAGGCGGTCGGCCGCCTGCCGCCGCACCGGCGCCGGACAGGGCCTCCGGCGTGTCCTGTGACAAGCTCCTTGGCCCGTTCCCGGTAGGACCACGCCTGCTCCGGCGTCAGCTACTGTCGCGGCATGACGGCAGACTCGCGGGCCTCCGGCTTCGGCGTCGTGGCGATCGCCTCGTCGGCGGGCGGCATCCGCGCACTCGGCACGCTTCTCGGCGCGCTCGACCCGGCTCTTCCGGTGCCGGTGCTCGTGGTGCAGCACCTGGACCGGAAGCGCCGCAGCCTCATCGCGGAAGTACTCGGCCGGCAGTCCGCGCTCCCTGTCAAACTGGCGGAGCACCATGAACGGATCCAGCTCGGCACCGTGTACGTGGCTCCGCCGAACCGGCACCTGCTCGTGGGGCCCACCGGCCTTCTGCGGCTCTCGGAGAGCCAGCCCGTCCACTTCGTGCGCCCTTCGGCGGACCTGCTTTTCGGGGCGGTCTCTTCCGCGTACGGGTCACGCGCTCTGGCCTGTGTGCTCACCGGCAGCGGTGTGGACGGCGCGGCCGGTGTGCTGGACGTGAAGGAACGGGGCGGCACCGTCATCGCCCAGGACCCGCGGACGGCGGAGTTCGCCGGGATGCCGCAGGCTGCTGTGAATTCGGGAGCGGTCGACCTTGTGCTAAGCCTGGAAGAAATCGCCGAGGCCGTCCACGGACTGGTAGGGACCACGAGGCAGTGATGAACGAGACATCCGGAAGCGACGCCGACGGGACCGAGGGCAGGGTGACCGACGACGCCGGTCTGGAGAACCTCCTTGAGTTCATCAGGGACGCCCGCGGCTTCGACTTCACCGGGTACAAACGCTCCACCCTCGGCCGCCGGATCCGCAAACGCATGGCCGATGTCGGGGTCCGCAGTCACACCGACTACCGCGATCTGCTCGAAACCGACGCGGATGAGTTCCGGACCCTCTTCAACACCATCCTCATCAACGTCACGTCGGTGTTCCGCGACCCCGACTCCTGGGCGTTCCTCCAGCGGGAGATCGTTCCCGGCATCGTCGCGAACAGTGGCCCCGCGGGTGAGATCAGGGTCTGGAGCGCCGGCTGCTCCAGCGGGGAGGAGGCCTTCTCACTGGCCGTCATGTTCGCGGAGGTACTTGGTCTCGAGGAGTGCCTGCGCCGGGTCAAGATCTACGCGACGGACGTCGACGAGGAGGCGCTGAGGGAGGCGCGCTCCGGACTGTACGCGGAGAAGGCTCTCGGGCCGCTCTCGTCCGACCTGCGCGACAGGTACTTCGAGCCGCGGGGCGCGAAGTACGCGTTCCGGCCGGATCTGCGCCGCAGGGTGATCTTCGGACGCCACGACATCACCCAGGACGCCCCGATCTCCCGGCTGGACCTGCTGGTCTGCCGCAACACTCTGATGTACTTCAACGTCGAGGCGCAGGCCCAGATCGTCGACCGGTTCCACTTCGCGCTGCGCGAGGGTGCCTGCCTCTTCCTCGGCAAGGCCGAGATGCTGCTGAACGACACGGAGCGTTTCGAGCCGATCAGTGTCCGCCAGCGGTTGTTCCGGCGCCGGGCGGGAGGCAGGCACGTGCCCTACTCCGTGGCAGCAGCGCCGCGGCCCAAGACGGTGCACGGCACGGAGACGGCCCCCGTTCCCGGCCCGGGCCACCTGAGGGACCTCATTCTCGACGCCGCGCCGAGTGCCGGCGTCGCCCTGGACGCCGAGGGCGTGGTCGTCACGATCAACAGCCAGGCACGCGGCCGTTTCGGGTTGACCACCCAGGACGTGGGCCGCCCGTTCCAGGACCTGGAACTGTCCTACCGGCCCTTCGAGCTGCGCTCCCTCATCGACCAGGCGACGTACGAGCGCCGCATGCTGCGGGTCAACGGCGTGGAGCGGCAC
This sequence is a window from Streptomyces ortus. Protein-coding genes within it:
- a CDS encoding CheR family methyltransferase; protein product: MNETSGSDADGTEGRVTDDAGLENLLEFIRDARGFDFTGYKRSTLGRRIRKRMADVGVRSHTDYRDLLETDADEFRTLFNTILINVTSVFRDPDSWAFLQREIVPGIVANSGPAGEIRVWSAGCSSGEEAFSLAVMFAEVLGLEECLRRVKIYATDVDEEALREARSGLYAEKALGPLSSDLRDRYFEPRGAKYAFRPDLRRRVIFGRHDITQDAPISRLDLLVCRNTLMYFNVEAQAQIVDRFHFALREGACLFLGKAEMLLNDTERFEPISVRQRLFRRRAGGRHVPYSVAAAPRPKTVHGTETAPVPGPGHLRDLILDAAPSAGVALDAEGVVVTINSQARGRFGLTTQDVGRPFQDLELSYRPFELRSLIDQATYERRMLRVNGVERHLGEAVQYFDILIQPITGGPGLPIGTSITFIDVTSAVQLKTEVKRVRDDLETAYEELQSTNEELETTNEELQSSIEELETTNEELQSTNEELETTNEELQSGHEELETMNDEMRIRSTDLDEARAFLEGVLSSIAAGVVVLSTDLKVKSWNRGAAELWGLRGEEVLGEHFFGLDFGLPTTELREVVQRCISSGEQSSALTLAAVNRIGRTINCSVVCSPFDGHNGGVVLLMENVAS
- a CDS encoding GH32 C-terminal domain-containing protein produces the protein MSVSRRTLLLAGGTAATLLPLGGVLPAAQAVTPSAAGATPAATPMPDPIPVTGSWTRTSDGGQKATVRRRRPALALSEQQLAAKGTYAARVTPQSSSAIGALVFRAALDGSTGYAVALDPGRARIRLYDLAGGDTLATAPLPGTRAGQPHDLEVAVDGPKLTVRVDGKRLLHTEDHRHDTGSVGLLVQDGTVTFGPPSLSLVTTNLTGWTTSGGTWTASPLGWRAAPPQGATARALTTTKAYDTALQADLLLHDASAVAALLVRTDATATHGYGIQIDAAQGRLRLYRIDGNVTLGTYATTIKADTVYRVRLEAEHDELRVHWQTNFLTPDGYSPVITAQDSTHTKGRLAVTASAGAVSFENIAAADLATDLQGWTARSGTWTPDLRGIRGENGLRTAPFTDGDLVARADVTPGGPSSSAGLVLRASANGSGGYEARLEAGRNSVVLLDRSSGARLASAAGPVRRIASGGTYRVEVRATSRTIEVYVDGVRALKIRVSRTTGATVGTTAAHGTSYFQNVEVHSTADYFTDPYRPTYHYSQLTGSTSDPNGLVYYDGEYHLFHQDQGRWAHAVSTDLVHWQALPIALPWNEYGNCWSGSAVVDADDTSGFFGGGSGLIAYYTSYHPDKPGGNASVRIAYSKDKGRSWQWHGGSTPAVQNPGGPDAGWTFRDPKVIRDEAHDQWLMVVSGGDHIRFLTSTDLLTWAQVSSFGYGDWATPGVWECPDFFPLPVDGDKDKVKWVLTLSTGAVRATNGSAAQYFTGEWNGTGFTPGQKAGTVLRADSGRDYYAAMSFYGLPGHRRVWLGWMSNWDYPFSAPTGGWNGQLSTPRELTLTDTADGVRLAQRPVPELVTLRTSTTTRDNLAVGPDSANPLAGVRGIAYEIEAEIILGTAKEIGFRLRTDDDQHTAVGYDAEVQELFVDRSASGPSDFTQYFTGRTTAPMKTADGRVTLRVYVDSSSVEAFGADGRAAVTSLILPGPDADGMAFYAKGGTAHIDSLKVHRLDSTFRLVDRVKPLVAAPAGGEFRSDLGKLTITPAGRWSTDSAGRAGSFDKDSNAISSRTTADFDLTTLIRLGGPDPETGGALSLLWRASSDGDDAYCLNIDPDLRVIRLVAKADGFFDDGAALARVPALVRRGTTYPVRILTEGDRIQVFLNGTRIIDVTDTTYTDGHIALNVFGGRAAYQDTYAQEL
- a CDS encoding chemotaxis protein CheB, translating into MTADSRASGFGVVAIASSAGGIRALGTLLGALDPALPVPVLVVQHLDRKRRSLIAEVLGRQSALPVKLAEHHERIQLGTVYVAPPNRHLLVGPTGLLRLSESQPVHFVRPSADLLFGAVSSAYGSRALACVLTGSGVDGAAGVLDVKERGGTVIAQDPRTAEFAGMPQAAVNSGAVDLVLSLEEIAEAVHGLVGTTRQ